One Pseudodesulfovibrio alkaliphilus DNA segment encodes these proteins:
- a CDS encoding electron transporter RnfC has product MTDFSFSLLTGDTGPLAKGARPDSLRVPLEGHRPVLAEGDQVLAGTLLAKARDDRGDMHAPLAGIIREVSRFAMLIEVMEERRVDPQTAPMEGGDILRRWLRSMGIDVRPLRRAPVLIVNAVPPEPGISIHDPLLRDYRKTVELGLETARRVVEYARLYLMAARGNRANAFADCTVVHVPPVYPNGLPPLVAKAVTGREHLPGQHPENAAILSVSDLYFIGRVMETGRPLTQTVMTIAGQNHLVHVGTPVDFLVAEARGTVEDGDHVILGGLMRGIPALNTDQGVAKDTTGLHILRKSAAFVPVDAPCLGCGECERRCPARIMPGMISRCSEFKQFARAELFHIHSCMECGICGYWCKAKRPLLQYIRLAKYELALLRSAITPAERPPLDPTKEALRENSDA; this is encoded by the coding sequence ATGACCGATTTCAGTTTCAGCCTGCTGACCGGCGATACCGGCCCCCTGGCCAAGGGAGCGCGGCCGGACAGCCTCCGCGTTCCCCTTGAGGGGCACAGGCCGGTACTCGCCGAGGGCGATCAGGTTCTCGCGGGCACACTGCTCGCCAAGGCCAGGGACGACCGGGGAGATATGCACGCCCCCCTGGCCGGAATCATACGAGAGGTGAGCCGCTTCGCAATGCTCATTGAAGTCATGGAGGAACGCAGGGTCGATCCGCAAACCGCGCCTATGGAAGGAGGCGACATCCTGCGGCGTTGGTTGCGCTCCATGGGCATTGATGTCCGTCCCCTGCGCCGCGCACCCGTCCTCATCGTCAACGCGGTGCCGCCCGAACCGGGCATCTCCATTCACGACCCCCTGCTGCGGGACTATCGCAAGACCGTGGAACTTGGCCTTGAAACAGCCCGACGGGTGGTCGAATACGCAAGGTTGTATCTGATGGCGGCCAGGGGAAACCGGGCCAATGCCTTTGCCGACTGCACGGTCGTGCATGTGCCGCCCGTCTATCCAAACGGCCTGCCCCCCCTCGTTGCCAAAGCTGTCACCGGACGGGAGCATCTGCCGGGTCAACACCCGGAGAACGCGGCCATCCTGTCCGTAAGTGACCTGTACTTCATCGGTCGCGTCATGGAGACCGGCCGCCCTCTCACCCAGACCGTCATGACCATTGCCGGACAGAACCATCTGGTGCATGTTGGCACCCCTGTGGATTTTCTTGTGGCCGAGGCCAGAGGAACCGTGGAGGACGGCGACCATGTAATCCTGGGCGGTCTGATGCGCGGCATTCCGGCCCTGAATACCGACCAGGGAGTGGCCAAGGACACCACCGGACTGCACATCCTGCGCAAGTCCGCGGCCTTTGTGCCGGTGGACGCCCCCTGCCTTGGCTGCGGCGAATGCGAGCGCCGCTGCCCGGCCCGGATCATGCCCGGTATGATCAGCCGTTGCTCGGAATTCAAGCAGTTCGCACGGGCCGAACTGTTTCACATCCACTCCTGCATGGAGTGCGGCATCTGCGGCTACTGGTGCAAAGCCAAACGGCCGCTGCTCCAATACATCCGGCTGGCCAAGTACGAGTTGGCCCTGCTGCGCTCGGCCATCACCCCGGCCGAACGGCCTCCCCTGGACCCCACAAAGGAAGCCCTCCGGGAGAACAGCGATGCTTAG
- a CDS encoding NAD(P)/FAD-dependent oxidoreductase, which translates to MTDRKTYDVVILGSGPAGLQAGIHASRKNASTLMLGRMDNSSLYWAHIENFCCQLAVSGEDVLNTGREQVESFGGIFRDEDVLAIEPEGTLFSVHLESGETILAKSVVLATGSSRNKLGVPGEKELLGKGVSYCVDCDAGFFRDQIVAVAGNRSAAAGGAVALTRFASEVHLYCDTLDVADGLRKQLVETGVTVHQGVKIKEIRGKTGVESVVLDDDTVREVSGVFIELGAKGVLELTATLGVALDESMKYIETDKKQHTNIHGIFAAGDICGPPLQMAKAVGEGCVAGIEAANHARKLKNEG; encoded by the coding sequence ATGACAGATAGAAAAACTTACGACGTGGTCATCCTGGGCTCTGGCCCGGCCGGCTTGCAGGCAGGGATCCACGCCTCCCGTAAAAACGCCAGCACCCTGATGCTCGGCCGCATGGACAATAGCAGCCTGTATTGGGCGCATATTGAAAATTTCTGCTGCCAGCTCGCGGTTTCGGGCGAAGACGTGCTGAACACCGGCCGGGAACAGGTGGAATCCTTTGGCGGGATCTTCCGCGATGAGGATGTGCTGGCCATTGAACCCGAGGGCACGCTGTTTTCCGTCCACCTTGAATCGGGCGAGACCATCCTGGCCAAATCAGTGGTTCTGGCCACCGGCTCCAGCCGCAACAAGCTGGGGGTGCCTGGAGAAAAGGAACTGCTGGGCAAGGGAGTAAGCTACTGCGTGGACTGCGACGCTGGTTTTTTCCGCGACCAGATAGTGGCCGTAGCCGGTAATCGCAGCGCTGCCGCGGGCGGAGCCGTGGCCCTGACACGCTTTGCCAGCGAAGTCCACCTCTACTGCGACACCCTGGATGTGGCAGACGGTCTGCGCAAACAGCTGGTCGAAACAGGCGTGACCGTCCACCAGGGTGTGAAAATCAAGGAGATCAGGGGCAAGACGGGCGTGGAGTCCGTGGTCCTTGACGACGACACCGTCAGGGAAGTCTCCGGGGTATTCATCGAGCTGGGCGCCAAAGGCGTCCTGGAGCTGACGGCCACCCTCGGAGTGGCCCTCGACGAATCCATGAAATACATTGAAACGGACAAGAAACAACACACCAATATTCATGGAATTTTCGCAGCAGGCGATATCTGCGGCCCGCCTCTTCAGATGGCCAAGGCCGTGGGCGAAGGCTGCGTGGCGGGCATCGAGGCGGCCAACCACGCTCGCAAGCTCAAGAACGAAGGCTGA
- a CDS encoding aldehyde ferredoxin oxidoreductase family protein: MPKILRINTRTKEYTFEDAGNYANLGGRALTSRIINTEVPADCHPLSAENKLVIATGLLGGSTAANSGRVSVGTKSPLTKGIKESNSGGLFAHKMPKMDLLAIILEDKPEEGAPFSTLFISDGKVTFKDATPIVGMDNYPAHDKLLAEYGDKLVAAMIGPAGETLRLTATIQFTDPYKRPARSAGRGGTGAVMGSKKIKAIILDPAVSNKVGAVDVEAFKTARKTWVEILQGHPVTGQGLPGFGTSILVNVVNEAGALPGKNFRLGQVDHAADISGEKIAEVINARGGKTTEGCHAGCIIQCSQQYNDAKGEYLTSGFEYETVWALGANAMIKDIDDIAAIDRICDEKGMDTIEVGNTLAIAMDGGIIPWGDGKASIELLSKVGTKDPMGMIMGNGVDFAGGAFGVDRLPTVKGQSMPAYDPRAVKGVGVTYATSAMGADHTAGYGVAQNILKVGGDIDGHKKEGNVELSKNLQVATAAIDSMGFCLFVAFAVLDAPNGVQAMADLVQAYTGKPFSADDLVNLGINCLKDEQAFNERAGFTKMDDKLPRFFETDPLPPHGVVWDLDVDELQGAKV; the protein is encoded by the coding sequence ATGCCAAAGATCCTGAGAATCAACACCCGTACAAAAGAGTACACCTTTGAGGACGCCGGCAACTACGCCAATCTTGGCGGCCGGGCACTGACCTCCCGCATCATCAATACCGAGGTTCCTGCCGACTGCCATCCGCTCTCGGCCGAGAACAAGCTCGTCATCGCCACCGGCCTACTCGGCGGCTCCACCGCAGCCAACTCCGGCCGCGTCTCGGTCGGGACCAAGTCGCCCCTGACCAAGGGGATCAAGGAGTCCAATTCCGGCGGCCTCTTCGCTCACAAAATGCCGAAGATGGACCTGCTGGCCATCATCCTTGAAGATAAACCCGAAGAAGGAGCCCCCTTCTCCACCTTGTTCATCAGCGATGGCAAGGTGACTTTCAAGGATGCAACACCCATTGTGGGCATGGACAACTACCCGGCCCACGACAAGCTGCTGGCCGAATACGGCGACAAACTGGTGGCGGCCATGATCGGCCCGGCCGGCGAGACCCTGCGCCTGACCGCCACCATCCAGTTCACCGACCCCTACAAGCGGCCCGCCCGCTCGGCTGGCAGGGGTGGCACCGGCGCAGTCATGGGCTCCAAGAAAATCAAGGCGATCATCCTTGATCCTGCTGTCAGCAACAAAGTCGGCGCAGTCGACGTTGAGGCATTCAAAACCGCTCGCAAGACCTGGGTCGAAATCCTTCAGGGCCACCCTGTCACCGGCCAGGGGCTGCCCGGTTTCGGCACCTCCATCCTGGTCAACGTGGTCAATGAGGCCGGTGCCCTGCCGGGCAAGAACTTCCGCCTGGGCCAAGTTGACCATGCCGCCGACATATCAGGCGAGAAGATTGCCGAAGTCATCAACGCCCGAGGCGGCAAAACCACCGAAGGCTGCCATGCGGGCTGCATCATCCAGTGCTCCCAACAGTACAACGATGCCAAAGGCGAGTACCTGACCTCCGGTTTCGAGTACGAAACGGTCTGGGCCCTGGGTGCCAACGCCATGATCAAGGACATTGACGACATCGCTGCCATCGACCGCATCTGTGATGAAAAGGGCATGGACACCATCGAGGTGGGCAACACTTTGGCAATCGCCATGGACGGCGGCATCATCCCCTGGGGCGATGGCAAGGCATCCATCGAACTGCTCTCCAAGGTGGGCACCAAAGATCCCATGGGTATGATCATGGGCAACGGCGTGGACTTCGCCGGAGGCGCCTTCGGCGTGGACCGTCTGCCCACGGTCAAGGGCCAGTCCATGCCCGCCTACGACCCCCGTGCGGTCAAGGGGGTGGGAGTCACCTACGCCACCTCGGCCATGGGAGCGGACCACACCGCCGGTTACGGCGTGGCTCAGAACATCCTCAAGGTGGGCGGAGACATCGACGGCCACAAGAAGGAAGGCAACGTAGAACTCTCCAAGAACCTCCAGGTGGCCACCGCAGCCATCGACTCCATGGGCTTCTGCCTGTTCGTTGCTTTCGCGGTCCTTGATGCGCCAAACGGGGTCCAGGCCATGGCCGACCTGGTCCAGGCTTACACTGGCAAGCCCTTCAGCGCCGACGACTTGGTCAACCTTGGCATCAACTGCCTCAAGGACGAGCAGGCGTTCAACGAGCGTGCAGGGTTCACCAAGATGGACGACAAGCTGCCCCGTTTCTTCGAAACCGATCCCCTGCCGCCTCATGGCGTGGTATGGGATCTGGATGTTGACGAACTGCAGGGCGCCAAGGTCTAG
- a CDS encoding FAD-dependent oxidoreductase — protein MILTSVLVLLGIGFSAAAILAMASRLLYVYEDPRIAEVESVLAGANCGGCGFPGCAAAAQGVVSGRAGATVCVIGGDEVAANVAAIMGLSFSSMEKQIAFVDCTGGIRAEEIYDYAGVSDCRAQDLLYGGNKMCPEGCLGHGTCVTACQFGAIEMGPHGYPVVDPALCTACGACAQVCPRGVITIWGMTARLAHLNEITDCLAPCRQRCPGQINIPRYIEQTSRGDFAGALETIRERIPMPLTIGRVCPYPCESACRRTHVDAPVGINMVKRYVADWEMNSGQHLPIPCAPETGRRVAVVGGGPAGLSCAFFLRRLGHSPTIFESMPKLGGQLRYGIPEYRLPKAVLDWEIEGILGLGIDVVHGKTFGTDFDLESLKAEGFEAVFLGIGAWMNMTLRIEGEDAKGVETGTEFLTKVGLNMDPGVGRKVVVIGGGNTAIDTARTSVRLGAEVTLMYRRTKGEMPANIEEIIGAEEEGVKYLFLAAPTRIVSDESGHVTHVEYIRMELGEPDESGRRSPVPVEGSAALIEADTVYTAIGQKPELSCLYDEEGNCQLKQTRWRTLDAHPVTLQTALPHVFTGGDMHTGPGIVITALGEGRKAARSIHQYLTDGAPHYSAKVQRDLIPYTMFTHVPDVGYRKRSTVPHLIGCDERVCTFKEIEGALSSEEAKHEACRCLRCGLTCYNRDLPARECSEEGCVSRS, from the coding sequence ATGATCCTGACATCGGTTCTTGTCCTGCTGGGCATAGGGTTTTCGGCGGCAGCCATTCTGGCCATGGCCTCCAGGCTCCTCTACGTCTACGAAGACCCGCGCATCGCCGAGGTGGAGAGCGTCCTGGCCGGAGCCAACTGCGGTGGCTGCGGCTTCCCTGGCTGCGCCGCCGCGGCCCAGGGCGTTGTGAGCGGCCGGGCGGGGGCCACGGTCTGCGTCATCGGCGGCGACGAGGTGGCGGCAAATGTTGCAGCCATCATGGGCCTGAGCTTCTCGTCCATGGAAAAGCAGATCGCCTTTGTGGATTGCACCGGCGGCATCCGCGCCGAGGAAATCTACGACTACGCGGGAGTAAGCGACTGCCGCGCCCAGGACCTGCTCTACGGCGGCAACAAGATGTGCCCGGAAGGGTGTCTGGGGCACGGCACCTGCGTCACGGCCTGCCAGTTCGGAGCCATCGAAATGGGCCCTCACGGCTACCCCGTGGTGGACCCGGCCCTGTGTACCGCCTGCGGAGCCTGTGCCCAGGTCTGCCCGCGGGGAGTCATCACCATCTGGGGCATGACCGCCCGACTGGCACACCTCAACGAGATCACCGACTGCCTCGCCCCGTGCCGCCAGCGCTGCCCCGGACAAATCAACATCCCCCGCTACATCGAGCAGACATCGCGGGGCGACTTCGCCGGGGCGCTCGAGACCATCCGCGAACGTATCCCCATGCCGCTGACCATCGGCCGGGTCTGCCCCTATCCCTGCGAGAGCGCCTGCCGCCGAACCCATGTGGACGCTCCGGTGGGCATCAACATGGTCAAGCGTTATGTTGCCGACTGGGAAATGAACTCGGGCCAGCATCTGCCCATCCCCTGTGCGCCTGAAACCGGCCGCAGGGTGGCCGTGGTGGGAGGCGGTCCGGCCGGGCTCTCCTGCGCCTTCTTCCTGCGTCGCCTGGGCCACAGCCCGACCATTTTCGAGTCCATGCCCAAGCTGGGCGGCCAGTTGCGCTACGGAATCCCCGAGTACCGGCTGCCCAAGGCTGTCCTTGACTGGGAGATAGAAGGCATCCTCGGTCTGGGGATCGACGTTGTCCACGGAAAGACGTTTGGCACTGACTTCGATCTCGAAAGCCTCAAGGCAGAGGGGTTCGAGGCCGTGTTTCTGGGCATTGGCGCGTGGATGAACATGACCCTGCGCATCGAGGGCGAAGACGCCAAGGGCGTGGAAACCGGCACCGAGTTTCTGACCAAGGTGGGTTTGAACATGGACCCCGGCGTGGGGCGCAAGGTCGTGGTCATCGGCGGCGGCAACACAGCCATCGACACGGCCCGCACCAGCGTCCGTCTTGGCGCGGAGGTGACTCTCATGTACCGTCGAACAAAGGGCGAGATGCCTGCCAACATCGAGGAGATCATCGGGGCCGAGGAAGAAGGCGTCAAATACCTTTTTCTGGCCGCCCCCACCCGCATCGTCAGCGACGAATCCGGCCATGTCACCCATGTGGAGTACATCCGCATGGAGCTTGGCGAGCCGGACGAATCAGGACGCCGCAGCCCTGTTCCCGTTGAAGGATCCGCGGCCCTGATCGAGGCGGACACCGTGTACACGGCCATCGGCCAGAAGCCCGAGCTTTCCTGCCTCTACGACGAGGAGGGCAACTGCCAGCTGAAACAGACCAGATGGCGCACCCTGGACGCGCACCCTGTCACGCTCCAGACCGCCCTGCCCCATGTCTTCACAGGCGGCGACATGCACACCGGGCCGGGCATCGTCATCACCGCCCTGGGCGAGGGGCGCAAGGCCGCACGCTCCATCCACCAGTACCTGACCGACGGCGCACCTCATTACTCCGCCAAGGTTCAGCGCGATCTCATCCCTTACACCATGTTCACCCATGTGCCCGACGTGGGATACCGCAAGCGCTCCACCGTGCCGCACCTCATCGGCTGCGACGAACGCGTCTGCACCTTCAAGGAAATTGAGGGCGCCCTGAGCAGCGAGGAGGCCAAACACGAAGCCTGCCGCTGCCTGCGCTGCGGCCTGACCTGCTACAACCGCGATCTGCCCGCACGGGAGTGCAGCGAGGAGGGCTGCGTCAGCCGCTCATGA
- a CDS encoding RnfABCDGE type electron transport complex subunit D — protein MLRPQHPILTVSMAPHVHCGKSIRGHMGETIIALMPAVIMAAMAFGMDAVRVMALSCAVAVTTEALCNRLAGRDPAVDDLSALLIGLLFACLLPASAPWWLVTVGSASAVGLGKAVFGGLGASPLCPPLVGWSICTLSWPKAMDTNATMLGTTLPDPLQLLKYFGADAVASLTPMSLFTGHQLGGLGAVHVAALLAGGIFLLIRRHIFWEIPAAFIIGLLTTAWIYQVLDPATHAAPLFHLLTGSTVLGAFFLATDPASSPIGRIPSLIYGLLAGIMVIIIRVYGIYPDGVPFAILLANLFTPLLDRIRPRPFGGPYILAQEKEDNATCAKHCG, from the coding sequence ATGCTTAGACCGCAACATCCTATCCTGACCGTTTCCATGGCCCCGCATGTCCATTGCGGCAAAAGCATCAGGGGACACATGGGCGAAACAATCATCGCACTTATGCCGGCAGTAATAATGGCCGCCATGGCGTTCGGCATGGATGCTGTGCGCGTCATGGCCCTTTCCTGCGCCGTGGCCGTGACCACCGAGGCCCTGTGCAACAGGCTCGCGGGACGCGACCCGGCCGTGGACGACCTCAGCGCCCTCCTTATCGGCCTGCTCTTCGCCTGCCTGCTCCCGGCATCGGCTCCCTGGTGGCTGGTCACGGTCGGCTCGGCATCCGCAGTCGGACTGGGCAAGGCCGTCTTTGGTGGCCTGGGAGCCAGCCCCCTGTGCCCGCCCCTGGTGGGCTGGTCCATCTGCACTCTCTCCTGGCCAAAGGCCATGGACACCAACGCCACCATGCTCGGCACTACCCTGCCCGATCCGCTGCAGCTCCTGAAATATTTCGGCGCAGACGCCGTGGCCTCACTTACCCCCATGTCCCTGTTCACAGGGCACCAGCTGGGCGGGCTCGGCGCTGTCCATGTGGCGGCACTGCTGGCAGGGGGCATCTTCCTGCTGATCCGGCGGCACATCTTCTGGGAGATTCCCGCCGCCTTCATCATCGGCCTGCTGACCACGGCCTGGATTTACCAGGTCCTCGACCCCGCGACCCATGCCGCGCCTCTGTTCCACCTGCTGACGGGAAGCACGGTCCTTGGCGCATTCTTCCTGGCCACGGACCCGGCGTCCTCGCCCATCGGGCGCATTCCAAGCCTGATATACGGCCTCTTGGCCGGGATCATGGTCATCATCATCCGGGTCTACGGCATCTACCCGGACGGCGTCCCCTTTGCCATCCTGCTGGCCAATCTCTTCACTCCGCTGCTCGACCGGATTCGGCCCAGGCCCTTTGGCGGCCCCTACATACTTGCCCAGGAAAAGGAGGACAACGCCACATGCGCGAAGCATTGCGGATGA
- a CDS encoding cytochrome c3 family protein has translation MNRRFLPITLLTGTLFALALVGYLIPARSAAQPVRILLENKGGKVIFDHKVHTEMQGRACVDCHHTSGQDPAPPACSVCHVPKFDQSFVVGHLNTIDPKHCSACHHAEATIDNFDHDGHAEDYAANNCQACHHDASIEPTPQTCANCHGQRLDIPTRKDAAHARCANCHDDLFDAGVSGCSACHVRKPVVSPQPGNEKGAAISPRPCSDCHAEQTDQLIPTTATAFHAQCMGCHEEKTSGPYGDDACFRCHMR, from the coding sequence TTGAACAGACGCTTTCTGCCCATAACCCTGCTGACGGGGACTCTCTTCGCCCTGGCCCTGGTCGGCTACCTCATTCCGGCCCGGTCTGCTGCCCAGCCCGTGCGCATCCTCCTTGAGAACAAGGGCGGCAAGGTCATCTTCGACCACAAGGTCCACACCGAGATGCAGGGCCGCGCCTGCGTCGACTGCCACCATACCTCGGGCCAGGACCCCGCTCCGCCCGCCTGCTCCGTCTGCCACGTACCCAAATTCGACCAATCCTTCGTCGTCGGGCACCTGAACACCATCGACCCGAAGCACTGTTCCGCCTGCCACCACGCAGAGGCGACCATTGACAATTTCGACCACGACGGCCACGCAGAAGACTACGCCGCCAACAACTGTCAGGCCTGCCATCACGATGCGAGCATTGAGCCCACCCCGCAGACCTGCGCCAACTGCCACGGCCAACGCCTCGACATCCCCACCCGCAAGGACGCGGCCCACGCCCGCTGCGCCAACTGCCACGATGACCTGTTCGACGCAGGCGTTTCCGGCTGCTCTGCCTGTCATGTGCGCAAGCCTGTCGTCTCGCCGCAGCCGGGGAATGAAAAGGGGGCGGCAATCTCCCCGCGTCCTTGCTCGGACTGCCACGCAGAACAGACAGACCAACTGATTCCCACCACGGCCACAGCGTTTCACGCTCAGTGCATGGGCTGCCACGAAGAGAAGACGAGCGGCCCCTACGGCGATGACGCCTGCTTCAGATGCCACATGAGATAA
- the rsxE gene encoding electron transport complex subunit RsxE — protein MNRLSKEFSKGLWKDLPPFKIVLGLCPVLAVTKTAYNGLGMGLAVIFVLTLSNLLVSLLRKIIPAKVRIACFIVVAASLVVCVELLMQAYAYPLYLQLGIFVPLIVVNCIILGRAEAFASKNPTHLAVADGLGMGIGFTLSLTFLGSIREIFGYGTWFDMTLTGDWFEPFAFMIEAPGAFVCLGLVLAGMNALTNWQRKTRGLEAIEGPVHDCKTCGLCATKPRI, from the coding sequence ATGAACAGATTGTCGAAGGAATTTTCCAAAGGATTGTGGAAGGACCTGCCTCCTTTCAAGATCGTACTCGGCCTGTGCCCGGTGCTGGCAGTGACCAAAACCGCATATAACGGCCTGGGAATGGGGCTGGCCGTGATCTTTGTTCTCACCCTCTCCAATCTGCTCGTCTCGCTGCTGCGCAAGATCATCCCGGCCAAGGTCCGCATCGCCTGCTTCATCGTGGTGGCCGCCTCGCTGGTGGTCTGTGTGGAGCTTCTCATGCAGGCATACGCGTATCCGCTCTATCTCCAGCTCGGCATATTCGTGCCCCTGATCGTGGTCAACTGCATCATCCTGGGCCGGGCCGAGGCTTTTGCCTCCAAAAACCCTACCCATCTGGCCGTGGCAGACGGACTGGGCATGGGTATCGGCTTTACCCTATCCTTGACCTTCCTCGGCAGCATCCGGGAGATATTCGGCTATGGCACATGGTTTGACATGACACTGACCGGCGACTGGTTTGAGCCCTTCGCCTTCATGATCGAGGCACCGGGCGCCTTCGTCTGCCTCGGGCTGGTGCTGGCGGGAATGAACGCCCTGACCAACTGGCAACGCAAGACCAGGGGACTCGAAGCCATTGAAGGCCCGGTTCACGACTGCAAGACCTGCGGCCTGTGCGCCACCAAGCCAAGGATATAG
- a CDS encoding potassium:proton antiporter, with protein sequence MKRSTPYTLFKTLGLLAWTGCILLLGYQAAAWGLTAQWPSLTLMDVGSRLGLDLLTLIRSLPLEFAIKGAYVLITTQLSVALWWAGAAFFVLAFLCAVIVDR encoded by the coding sequence GTGAAACGCTCAACGCCCTATACCCTCTTCAAGACCCTTGGCCTTCTCGCCTGGACCGGCTGCATCCTGCTCCTTGGATATCAGGCTGCCGCCTGGGGCCTTACCGCCCAATGGCCTTCGCTCACCCTCATGGATGTCGGCAGCCGCCTGGGGCTCGACCTCCTCACCCTGATAAGGTCGCTCCCTCTCGAGTTCGCCATCAAGGGAGCCTATGTCCTGATAACCACCCAGCTCTCCGTTGCCCTGTGGTGGGCCGGGGCGGCCTTCTTCGTGCTGGCATTTCTTTGCGCGGTCATTGTCGACAGATGA
- the rnfG gene encoding RnfABCDGE type electron transport complex subunit G has product MREALRMILVLSLICGLSGLTLAAVRQATGPRIEEQVLTFVQGPALQQIFTAADNHPVQDRVAVDLEGETVTVFPAMVDGRLTGVAFETFGRGYGGDIGVMVGFLVADDSLAGIGITTHKETPGLGSRVVEPEFREQFARRPGHDLALHSQGGDIAAVAGATFSSTATVAAINEAIRKYSRIKDRLPEHWGLQDTP; this is encoded by the coding sequence ATGCGCGAAGCATTGCGGATGATCCTCGTCCTTTCGCTTATCTGCGGCCTCTCGGGGCTGACACTGGCCGCCGTGCGTCAGGCCACTGGTCCGCGAATCGAAGAACAGGTGCTGACCTTCGTGCAGGGTCCGGCCCTGCAACAGATATTCACGGCAGCAGACAACCATCCGGTTCAGGACCGCGTGGCCGTCGACCTTGAGGGCGAAACGGTCACGGTCTTTCCGGCCATGGTTGACGGCAGACTCACAGGGGTGGCCTTCGAGACCTTTGGCCGGGGATACGGCGGCGACATCGGCGTCATGGTCGGCTTCCTCGTTGCCGACGATTCCCTGGCAGGCATCGGCATCACCACCCACAAGGAAACGCCCGGTCTGGGCTCGCGAGTGGTTGAACCCGAGTTTCGAGAGCAGTTCGCTCGCCGTCCGGGGCATGATCTGGCCCTGCACAGCCAGGGCGGCGACATTGCAGCTGTTGCCGGGGCCACCTTCTCGTCCACCGCCACCGTGGCCGCCATCAACGAAGCTATCCGCAAATACTCAAGAATCAAGGACAGACTCCCCGAGCACTGGGGCCTCCAGGACACGCCATGA
- a CDS encoding electron transport complex protein RnfA, which translates to MDYFTLVIAAIFVNNIVLAQYLGNCPFIGTSKESGVAIGMGLAVVFVATMAAAITWCVQRFLLVPLDLAYLQTITFILVIASLVQFVEMFLKKVVPPLYKSLGIFLPLITTNCAVLGIAIICQREEYTLLETIVFSIASGAGFLLALVVLASIRERLDLARVPTCLRGTPLALIMAGLMSLAFFAFKGMAS; encoded by the coding sequence ATGGACTATTTCACCCTCGTCATCGCAGCCATCTTCGTCAACAACATCGTCCTTGCCCAATACCTGGGCAACTGCCCGTTCATCGGCACGTCCAAGGAGTCGGGAGTGGCCATCGGCATGGGCTTGGCCGTGGTTTTCGTGGCCACCATGGCCGCCGCCATCACATGGTGCGTCCAGCGCTTCCTACTTGTGCCCCTCGACCTCGCCTACCTTCAGACCATCACCTTCATCCTGGTCATCGCCTCCCTGGTCCAATTCGTGGAGATGTTCCTGAAAAAGGTCGTGCCCCCGCTCTACAAGTCGCTTGGCATCTTCCTGCCGTTGATCACCACCAACTGCGCCGTTCTCGGCATCGCCATCATCTGCCAGCGTGAAGAATACACCCTGCTTGAGACAATCGTTTTTTCCATCGCTTCGGGTGCGGGATTCCTGCTCGCCTTGGTGGTGCTGGCGAGCATCCGCGAGCGGCTCGATCTGGCGCGTGTGCCCACCTGTCTGCGCGGCACTCCCCTGGCCCTGATCATGGCCGGGTTGATGTCGCTGGCATTCTTCGCCTTCAAGGGCATGGCCTCCTAG
- a CDS encoding PilZ domain-containing protein: MPLVAGDKVLMEFSTFGDRFLCVITEVGEHGRLSAYAPVPPAVVERMAVDRSARVRFAQEGVLRGFETRILNRDNPPGVILELAGPGKVYHAEDRAEPRCRCRFPAVVADGAGRVLVRGVVEDMSASCTRVRLMGEGGVASVGGVGAEVRLTFHPFDPDEGLMVACTVKKSFLKNSVAYLVLEYRSGETVARQRIARFVEAQLNCGEPRL, from the coding sequence ATGCCGCTGGTAGCTGGCGACAAGGTGCTCATGGAGTTTTCCACATTCGGCGACCGATTCTTGTGCGTGATCACGGAAGTGGGGGAGCATGGCCGTTTGTCCGCCTATGCGCCGGTGCCGCCGGCCGTGGTGGAGCGGATGGCAGTCGACCGGAGTGCGAGGGTCCGTTTCGCTCAAGAAGGTGTCCTGCGTGGCTTTGAAACCCGTATCCTGAATCGGGATAATCCGCCGGGTGTCATCCTGGAATTGGCCGGGCCAGGCAAGGTGTACCACGCAGAAGACCGTGCGGAACCTCGGTGCCGTTGTCGCTTTCCGGCAGTGGTGGCCGACGGGGCTGGGCGTGTTCTGGTACGCGGAGTTGTTGAGGACATGAGTGCCAGTTGCACCCGCGTCCGCCTGATGGGCGAGGGCGGGGTGGCCTCTGTGGGCGGGGTGGGTGCTGAGGTTCGGTTGACCTTTCATCCCTTTGACCCCGATGAAGGACTAATGGTGGCCTGCACAGTCAAGAAGTCCTTCCTCAAAAATTCGGTGGCTTATCTTGTTCTCGAATACCGCTCCGGCGAAACGGTCGCTCGTCAGCGTATAGCCAGATTTGTGGAGGCGCAATTGAACTGCGGCGAGCCGCGGCTGTGA